ATCATTTGCATGAATCTCTGCAACCATATTACAGAACTAGATGCAAATTTAGGGCAACGGAGAGTCTACATTCATTTTAGCTACTTATTTTCATgtaaaagtaatgaaataaGCATTTCAGTGGTGATGCAAACACCAGAGGTGCATACTGGCTTCTCCTGCATTAAATGAAGTCAGTACCAAAGTCGACAATTGCCTGTTTTCAGTTATTCAGCAGGTAGGAATGGTTTCACACATTTTCCTGATAACCCCCTGAAGAGTTAGGTAGCAGGTAGTGTTTCAGACAAGAATGGCTAAAACCCATCATTTGTAGTCAGGGGAATTCAGCCGATTCAACCCTCTATCACTGAAGTCAGCAACATTATTCCAGTGAAGCACAATTACCCTAAAGCTGATGTAACTGCAGTCACCTACACGTATGTTATATACAGGCCTGTTATGAGGAACTGCTGAAGAGCATTGGGTACGAAATTCAGGGCCGGATCCAGACTTCAACAAATGGTGAGATAGATACTGGTTTAGCCAAACCTTATCAACCCCAAGTTTGAATCTGGAGCCAAACGTGTCTACTTTATGCATTAACACACATTTTGGGCTCAGGCTAATGTTCTGAAGAACATCATCCTGGTTTTGACACCATCTTATCCACGCACACCATCCTTCTATAATTGCATCAGATACTGCATCAACGACATCCAAATCTCTTCCCAAAATCCCTTTGGGGAAAATTGTAGCATTACGGTAAAGATGTTACTGCATATTAGAGAAGACTTACAAAACCCCCAACTGAACACCCAATGAATACCAAAGCTGtctctgaaatgaaaacttCCCAGTAGCTTACAGTGATAATTCCACCCTaaccccctttttatttttattaaagaaacaaaaggaatttcAAAAACTCTACCTAGAATCACTTGTTTCTGCCAAGCGGTTGTTCATGATGGCCAGAGCACCCACCCCAGCAGAGAAACCATTTTGTCTCGTGTTGATACAGACATTCCTCGGGTAGCCGTTGGCCGTCTCGGACAACTGCTTTTGCAAAATGGCCAGGGAGACTTTACTGGATGCTGTGAGCTCCCTCATGGAGATCATCTCTCCAGAGAGCCTCCTCCCCTCCGTGTCGCTGTCGTACTGTCCATCAGCGTCCACTGAGATGTTGTGTCGACGCAGGCGGGCTCCTGGGGTGATGGCGTTGCGACGTCCAAGGCGGGCACTTGATTTATGGCACTTTGGGCAACATCTGCATTCGAATTTTTTCAACACCCAGTTCAAAACTTGCTTGATTACGATTGAGATGACATTAAAAAGAGAGTATATGCAACATACCCCCATTAATATAAATATGAAGTTTCCGAATCTGTATAATCCCTGATTTTGGTAAGCAGCGTTTTGGCTGCTTACCAAATCTCCAAACCCGATGGTGCTGAAGGTGACAAAGCAATAGTATAAGGAGTCAATGTAATTCCATCCTTCCACTGCCGTGTACATTGCGGAGGCGCAGCAGGAAAGGGTAATAGCAAAAATTCCCAGGATCAGCATTACATGGTAAACGGATGGCTTCCAGCCCACGAGACTGCCCACCCCAGACATAGCCGGCCCCCTTCGGAAGTTGGGAGGTAGGAGACCACTTCTTCTCAGCTGTCTTTCATGGCATGCCTTCATGATAAATGCCAGGAGAGAGATAATGCGCTCCAAGAAGAGGTTGAAGAAAAGGATAGTCCCAGCACACCCAAAAAGGCCATAAACGATGAGGAATACTTTTCCAGCCACGGTTGCTGGTGTGGTCATTCCAAATCCTAAGGTGGAGATAAATGTGTAATGTTAATGATATAGTGTTTCATGCGTAAGCTCAGGACATATGTAACTTAACAAAGGTCCCATCCCACTGGACAAAACACATGCTATTCCTAAGTCAGCTTAGGCCAACATGAAACCAAGTTTTGTTAAGGACGAAGAAGGCACCAGAAAGCTCAACAAGATGACTAAAACTGAAGAGCAAGCAAAAACTCCTCGCAGAGATGAAAGGCAGCATATTACCACTCTGTGAATACAAGTGAAAGCATTCCTGAATCCAAACCTCTCAGGATGAGGTGAAGAGGCCATTTCTCTGCTCCCACGTGTATGAGTCAGCATGACCCGATGGAAAGCTTAAGCTCTGTTACAAGCTGTAACCCAGCGTAACGCTTTTGTTCCCAAGGTCTGATTATACCATTCCCTGAGAAGATGAGAATTTTCATGTtgtaaaacagggaaaaaaacaactcccAAATACTGAATATTGTTTTTAGAATAACAGCACTTTAAAGCCTTAACCAAATCCCAACTGCGATCAGCCCACCTGATACCACCACGGAAGGAAAAGCCATCAGTGAGATACTCACACTGCAGAGCCGTCTGGCAGACTGGTAATTGCAGCAGGCAAAAAACACTGCTGCACAGTTAAATAGGAAAATCAGAGTATGCAAACTCaggaaagagccagcagcaatATTAATTCACCTCCTCTTTACAAGAATTGTATTTTGACATTACTCATACACCTACTTTTCTGTATAAGTAGTAGTGCCTTGTAGCTACAGATGCTTAAATGACTGCAAAAGCGATCTTAAACTTGCATGCAAACAGATACAGTAAGTTTGCTCCATGTTACTTGCTGATACCagttattttatgaaaaatgatAACATGTATTTCACATCCTATCTCTGAAACTCAATTCTGTAACTACTGCCCTTGTCCTGCTATTCTTCCCCATAAAAATGCTCAGTTGTTCaggctgcttttatttattcatggcTAAATGTGGTGCCCCATGAATAAATAACCACATTTAATCTAAATTAATGGTTTGTGAAACATCCGCATCCCAAAATATCTTCACCTTAATGTTCCATATAAATGCTGAGCAAGTAACATATTCAGGGAAGTAAATATCAACATCTGACCACAGCAATGAAAGTTTGTGAATAAAAACTTTTGGTATAGACCATAATGACACCATTAAACCCAGTTTGTTATCATGATGCAGCtttaaacagaagcaaaatcagTTGAGATTGCTGCTCGAAATACATTGATTGATTTGTGCAATGACTCTATTTTTCTGGGTAATTTATTTGTGCTACCTGTGTGCTTCACTCACACAGCATTGTGCATTTGTCACTGCAAGAATGTAAATGCTCATGAAAAGTAAACTTAGAAATGTCTTTTCAATGCCGAGAAGGTGCATGAGGAAGGAGGTGGTTCTACTTTCACAACGGATCTGGCATGCTTGGGAACAACTGTGTGCCAGCAATTTGGACTATACTGCATCCTCGGTTTCTTCACAGCAGAAACAGTCTTTTCGGCAAAGGACAATGAAAAACCTACACAATattatcagaaaataaaaattaccaaaGAGGTCctgagattttgttttctggacCTACAGCCTCTCTGTTTTGTCATGCTAAAAGACCACCTTTGAGCAGACC
This window of the Melopsittacus undulatus isolate bMelUnd1 chromosome 3, bMelUnd1.mat.Z, whole genome shotgun sequence genome carries:
- the KCNK12 gene encoding potassium channel subfamily K member 12; its protein translation is MMPPRGAAGSCRRRRLAPLNEDNGRFLLLAALIAAYLSAGATVFSALESPSEAAAQLRWNRTLHNFSRIFNISLPELRAFLRSYEAAMAAGIRVDALRPRWDFPGAFYFVGTVVSTIGFGMTTPATVAGKVFLIVYGLFGCAGTILFFNLFLERIISLLAFIMKACHERQLRRSGLLPPNFRRGPAMSGVGSLVGWKPSVYHVMLILGIFAITLSCCASAMYTAVEGWNYIDSLYYCFVTFSTIGFGDLVSSQNAAYQNQGLYRFGNFIFILMGVCCIYSLFNVISIVIKQVLNWVLKKFECRCCPKCHKSSARLGRRNAITPGARLRRHNISVDADGQYDSDTEGRRLSGEMISMRELTASSKVSLAILQKQLSETANGYPRNVCINTRQNGFSAGVGALAIMNNRLAETSDSR